The sequence GTCTTCAATCTCACAGAAAAGATGCCAACTATCTAGCTCAACTAGCAGCAAAATCTTTACCCAAAGGACTCCATTGTCTGCCATTGCGGCTTACAAATGAATATTATTCCAGCAACTCCAACAATAAGGATTTTCCAAATACGGAGAAGTTGGAAGACCCTGAACTCCATCACTATGCAGTTTTCTCAGATAATGTATTGGCTGCTGCAGTGGTTGTTAACTCCACTCTTGTTCATGCTAAGGTATACCACTTGGTCAATGAGATAGCTAGCCAGGCAGCTGATTAATGATTGTGAACCGACTTCTGTTTTGTATTACCTCCGTACCAAATTACAAGTCTTGGATTTttctagatacgaatgtatctaacactaaaacgtatctagatacatccgtatctagacaaatctaagacaagtaatttgggatgGAGGGCGTACTATAAATCTCACTGTATTTAAGTTTGTGCCTAAAGCACTAATATGTACTCAATACTCTGTTCTGCAGAAACCAGCAAACCATGTCTTCCACATTGTGACAGATCGGCTTAACTACGCTGCAATGAAGATGTGGTTCTTGGCTAATCCCTTGGGTGAAGCTGCGGTTCAGGTTCAGAACATTGAAGAGTTTACCTGGCTGAACTCAAGCTACAGCCCAGTTCTGAAGCAGTTAGAATCCAGTTCGATGATTGATTACTACTTCGGGAGTGGGAAGGCTAGGCCGGGTGAAAATCCCAAATTCCGGAACCCAAAGTACCTGTCGATTCTCAATCATCTGAGGTTCTATCTCCCTGAGATATTCCCGAAGCTTAACAAGGTGTTATTTCTAGACGATGATACCGTGGTGCAGCAGGACCTAAGTGCGCTTTGGTCGATGGATCTCAAAGGCAAGGTCAACGGTGCTGTTGAGACCTGTGGAGAGAGCTTCCACAGGTTTGATAAATACCTCAACTTCTCCAATCCTCTAATTGCCAGCAATTTTGATCCACATGCTTGCGGTTGGGCATATGGCATGAACATGTTTGATTTGTCCGAGTGGAGAAAGCAAAACATCACCGACGTCTACCACACCTGGCAGAACCTGGTGAGTTTATGAACTTATGAGCAACATATCATATAAAAAAAAATCCTCACCAATAGCTCAGCAGAGTATGTCCCCTAATAAGATTTCAGCTATTCTgccatgttttgatctacatacaAAGAAATCTCTGTACTTCTTCACCAACACTATGATCCCCGCATTCGTCAGTGGTATTTGACCCATGGCTTATCTCATTTGTGCAGAATGAAGACAGGCTACTATGGAAGCTAGGCAGCCTCCCTGCAGGCCTTGTGACGTTTTGGAACCATACTTTCCCGCTTGATCGCTCGTGGCATCTTCTGGGGCTCGGGTACAACCCGAACGTCAACGAGAAGGAGATCAGGCGGGCATCCGTCATTCACTACAATGGGAACCTGAAACCCTGGCTCGAGATCGGGCTGTCGAAATACCGAAAATACTGGTCGCGGCATGTCAATTACGATCAAGTGTTTATACGGGAGTGCAACATAAACCCCTGAGTGGCAAACACACTTTGTGTATGGTTTTCTTATTCTTTTTAAGCTTGCTATTGGTTAATTCTTTATGCTCTAGGTTTTGTAAGATATCTAGAGCATCTACTATTGTTTTTCAGTGGTAAAGGTGCCCGTTCCTCCTATGTATGACTAACTGCAAAGGTGCCAGCTGTTTAGTGGTAGGCTTTAGAACCAGACAGACACACGCTCCAGTTAAGAGCCACGTAGGCTATATTGCGTTTTTATACTTACTGATGTGGATGTAACAAGATGGTAGAAAAACTATGTCCAGTTCCTGCATACTGCAATGCAAGTGTAATCAGTTCGTTCTCTGTCCTGCGGCCACACACGAATTTCGAAGTGGTTGCTGGGCTTATGTCGATAAGTTAAATTATCGTAATAATGCACACGAAGTTTACAAACCCAGCTGCAAACGATGGCTCCCAATGGACCGTTCAGAATGCGATCAAATCCAACTGAAAACGAGGTAATCCAATGGATGCCTTATCTTAACAAGATAGTGCAGGATCCCTAAAAAAAAAAAAAAANNNNNNNNNNNNNNNNNNNNNNNNNNNNNNNNNNNNNNNNNNNNNNNNNNNNNNNNNNNNNNNNNNNNNNNNNNNNNNNNNNNNNNNNNNNNNNNNNNNNNNNNNNNNNNNNNNNNNNNNNNNNNNNNNNNNNNNNGCAGGCCTTAACAAGAAGATGAGCCCTAATCCCAACAGAATTCCTTATCCAATCTCTACGTAGCCGGCGATTTGTTGATATTCGTTTCTCCGATCCGCATCCACGGGCATCATATGCCTATATATACGCTCTTTTCGCTGATCGCAGCGTACGCCCATCGTTCCGATCAGCTTAACTCTGCTCACCGTTCACGATGCCGAGAGCGCTCCTGGagtccacggcggcggcggcgtggggcttCCTGCCGCCGTGGCTCGCGGCGCTCGGCATGGTTGTGGCGTCGGTCTGGATCGTCTCGTTCGCCGTGTTCGTGTGCGGCCGCAGCAGCTcacgcgacgacgacgacgacgtccCCAAGAAGAAGCCCGCCCCTGCTGCCACCGCCCCGGAGGCGACCAGGTTCGCGAGTGTCGCCCCGGCCCCGAAGACGAGCACGCCCGCGAGTTTCGCCACGCCCTCCATGGCGAGCCGGCCCGCAAGTGTCGCCACGGCCCCAAAGACGAGAACGCCTGCGAGTTTCGCCGCGGCCCCGATGACGAGCACGCCCGCGAGTGTCGCCACGGCTCCGATGGCGAGCCGACCCGCGAGTGTCGCCGCAGCAGCGAAGGCGAGCACGCCCGTTAATGTCGCCACGGACCCGACGTCGAGATGGCCCGTGAGTGTCGCCACGGTCCCGATGGCGAGCCGACCCGCGAGTGTCGCCACGGCCCCGAAGGCGAGCACGCCCGTGAGTGTCGCCACGGACCCGAAGGTGAGATGGCCCGTCACCGTGAGTCTCGCCACGGCCTCGATGGCGAGCCGGCCGGCGAGTGTCGCCACGGAAGCGAAGACAAGCAGGCCGGCCAGCGTCGCGCCCACCACGGTTAGCTCGTCGAGGTCCGGGAGCACGGTGGTGGACACGATGGGGTGGTACGGAGCCGCGTACGCCTCCAGTGGATGCCATGGCCACGGCCACTGCCATGGGCacggaggaggtggcggtggctgcggtggcggcggaggaagtggcggtggtggcggtggatgcggtggcggcggaggtggtggtggtggtggcggtggcggtggctgcGGCGGCTGCTAAAGTTCTGGTTGATTCTTTCGGTCTTGTGGTGCATGCACGGCGTATTAATGGCTGCGCGTGGTTATCTTAATTGAGTCAGTCTAGTCATGTTAGTTTCAGGATCATGTATAACGACCATGGTGTTCTTTTAGCGTACAACCATTGTGCTCGTTAGCTGCGGATTCGTGTTTCGGTTAGTTATTACTAGCAAAAAGACCCGCGCGTTGTAACGAAAAAGAAAATATCACACTCTTAATTTATAAAAATGGTCTGTAATAAGAGAATTTGTAGTTACGGCCCAAATAAAGATGGGCTTAGCCTACAAAAGCGCAGTTCAAGATTCCACGTGTATTCTATTTCAACACGGCTTGCATATAAATTTAATCCGTACAAAAAAAGCCAAGTGATCATGCATTTATTCATGTCATGTGTAAAATGGGGTATTGTCATGAGCCGGTAAAGGAAAACGACAAAAACAAATGATGATACATTAGCACACTACCAAGACATGTGTGCATAAAGGGCGGTTTCAGTTTAAGCATCACCAACTTAGGATAACTCTTGAACACTTTTTTTCGCATGcatatttcttaaatacatgaagagtTGTTAAAAAGACACATGATTCTTTAAGCATAGAGAGAGATTTTTTTTGTCTGGAAAAGAACATTTTTGTATGGTCTCTTGTGGACGCAGGTACTTGCTTCCAtatttcatcactatttcttgCCATACATGTCATAGGTATTTCAGTTTAAGCATCACCAACTTAGGGTAACTCTTGAACACTTTTTTCACATGcatatttcttaaatacatgaagagtTGTTAAAAAGACACATGATTTTTTAAGCATAAAGAGAGATTTTTTTTGTCTGGAAAAGAACATTTTTGTATGGTCTCCTATGGACGCAGGTACTTGCGTCCAtatttcatcactatttcttgccatacatgtcataggtattggtccctagatagtatttttttaaaattgttaacaggtaaaataacatcatattcagattctacatatttttctaatcaaaattcatatataacatgttaaatttgaagttacggtttagaagatatgagtattttaaaaagcatttgatATAGCAGAAAATTTAGGGGATTTTCTATAAAATagcatgacggactaagaatacctatttcttttattagtaataaggTATAGATACTGTTATTAGTCTTCCTAGATTGCATCGTGGTGTTATTCATTCTTGGTTTTCCTATGCCAGTGCCTCGATCAATATAAAACTAAACACTGCAAATATATTTCTTATGAAAATTTTGGTTTCCAGGAATAGTTTTCTCGCTgtacttagagcatctacaacgggGCGCCCAAAACCCGCCTCATACACATAAGAAGGCCGCCTGGTCATTGACCGGTCACGAAAGTTCGACCCAGACTGGCTTCTTAAACGGACCTCAAATGCCGGGGCTGAcgggcacccctcatatccagcctaaatatgTGGCGGATACGGGTGCACCCTGACGCGCCCGCCATGTTGGACCCGACAGCCTGTCCCCACGGCAAATTGCATCAAATCCACCGAAACgcttcctcctccctccatcctccAACCTTTTCGGAGCCCTCGTTGCCCGCCACCCTTGCTCCCCATCGTTCTCACCTGTCCCGATCCACCACCGTAGATGTCGTCCAGCCTGTCCCCGACCTCCGCGACGAAGACACAGTCCACCTTGTCAATCCACGTCCATTCCTCGGCTCCGTCGTGCAAGGCGGAGAAAGTCGCCCGGAAGATGCGGCGACGTCGACAGCGAGAGAGGGGGGCGGCGACGGCAATACAGGGAGGTGCGGGCATGGGTGAGCAGCTGTCTCCCTCGCCGCTCTCGGAACCCCACACCCTTTCCATTCGGCGCCGACGCGAATTACGCCGTCCGACCACGTTGGAACAGAGGAGGATCCGACGGCCCGCTGCGCCATTCCAGAGAGGTTTCCGCCCACGCGGATGCCAACGGTGGATGTACGTGACTGGCCGCAGCTCGTTCGAACACGGGCACCGGCGGCACCCGGGTTGCCCTCGACATGTTTGACGGAATGACAGAACAAGAGACGATACGTTTTGTTTGCTCCTGTCCGGTCAAAGTTGCATTGCATAGACCACTAGTTCAATTCAGACAAGATGAATGCTTGCAAACCATGATCATCCAGGAGGCATTCATGTCGAACATGATCAATGAGAATGTAGGTCCGACTCAAATCGACTGCCAATTGGGGGGCACCGCATTTGAAGTTGGGACATTCGATCCCAATccaaacaagaagaagaagaagggcaagacggCGAAGGCAAGAGGTCCGGCATTCTCAACTTATGAGGACATCTTGTTGGTCAAAACTTGGTTGGCCACAATAATGGATCTGATATGCGGCACCGAGCAAAAGGGGAACAATTATTGGGAGAAGATTTGGAAGGAGTATCACAAAAAAATGAGTTTGTGATATGCGGCAAGGATGTAGATGGAGCACGCAACCCCTATGCAGGCATCATGGATGGCGTCCGGCCAGTTATCCGACAATCAAGTCATCCGCCACGCTCGGACATGGATTTTATTTTCGCATGTCCAGTTTGTTGAACTATGATATTCCTTGCTTTGTTTTGAACTGTTGAATTCGGACAATTTGTATCATATGATCAGCGTGCATGACTTGCATGAATTTGAGGACCGGCATTTGAGGTATGTGGATGTGCATGGCAACATATGAGGGCCGGCGGGCACTGTCCGCAGACGCGCCTAGATGCGCACGCGGGCGTATAGGTGGCGGATTTGCCAAGTcctgctgtagatgctcttacccaACACTTCAATCTATTTGATTTGAATCTGCTATCTTGttactccctctctctccccctgccCCTCGCCGCTGCCCGCAGCAGCCACCAACCACCGTCCTCTCTCGCTGCATGCTCGGCCACCGGCGCCACCCACCCCTCTCATTCCTCGGGTTGACAAGTCGGATGAGGAACCACGCATCAGTGCCAGATCTGGCTATTTTCGACGGTCTGTCGCATGCGATGGATTCGCNNNNNNNNNNNNNNNNNNNNNNNNNNNNNNNNNNNNNNNNNNNNNNNNNNNNNNNNNNNNNNNNNNNNNNNNNNNNNNNNNNNNNNNNNNNNNNNNNNNNNNNNNNNNNNNNNNNNNNNNNNNNNNNNNNNNNNNNNNNNNNNNNNNNNNNNNNNNNNNNNNNNNNNNNNNNNNNNNNNNNNNNNNNNNNNNNNNNNNNNNNNNNNNNNNNNNNNNNNNNNNNNNNNNNNNNNNNNNNNNNNNNNNNNNNNNNNNNNNNNNNNNNNNNNNNNNNNNNNNNNNNNNNNNNNNNNNNNNNNNNNNNNNNNNNNCGTATCCCATCTCGACATGATGGGTCTGTCCAGGGCCTTAGTTGGGACAACAACGACTTAAATCCATCGTCTCTGTGCTTTCCCCTCTTGCCCAAGATTTCCTCCTCGGGAATGGACAGTCGATGGACAAATGCCTCGTCCTAGAAGAGCATGTGCTCTGGCTCCGATCCAGCTGTCCATTGTGTGCATCTGTAGCTGCAAGGCTCTAGTCGGTGCCGCCCTTCCCATGCTGATCCAGGGTGCGATGACTTcttaagtgttggggaacatagtaatttaaaaaaattcctacgcacacgcaagatcatggtgatgcatagcaacgagaggggagagtgttgtctacgtacc comes from Triticum aestivum cultivar Chinese Spring chromosome 5B, IWGSC CS RefSeq v2.1, whole genome shotgun sequence and encodes:
- the LOC123112330 gene encoding probable galacturonosyltransferase 4; the protein is MAGAARGRRCRGAVLLLLAASVLAPLVLYGRFPVSPLPDSAVARGAFDRGDGSGSNLVWPHMAASEVSLAKDLTIERLGEHKNRVLSATDDWQAVEVARSHPSEKKIDTWEDPASRDAHQVVAVGNDSAQSTQDDMIKEVVSTDGRADGFRDPGDSKEAEEQDGQGMDEKELQDATELEHKDGSGASENNIAGTDTAGNLTLSLNKESAADTSSDQTTHASTNADLATSASSTYHSATSPDATIRIIKDQLIRAKTYLGVLASRGNHGTAKELRARMKDIQRALGDATDDGMLRQNVHGKIKAMEQTLGRIKRMHDGCSGAVNRLRTSLHSTEERLQSHRKDANYLAQLAAKSLPKGLHCLPLRLTNEYYSSNSNNKDFPNTEKLEDPELHHYAVFSDNVLAAAVVVNSTLVHAKKPANHVFHIVTDRLNYAAMKMWFLANPLGEAAVQVQNIEEFTWLNSSYSPVLKQLESSSMIDYYFGSGKARPGENPKFRNPKYLSILNHLRFYLPEIFPKLNKVLFLDDDTVVQQDLSALWSMDLKGKVNGAVETCGESFHRFDKYLNFSNPLIASNFDPHACGWAYGMNMFDLSEWRKQNITDVYHTWQNLNEDRLLWKLGSLPAGLVTFWNHTFPLDRSWHLLGLGYNPNVNEKEIRRASVIHYNGNLKPWLEIGLSKYRKYWSRHVNYDQVFIRECNINP
- the LOC123116359 gene encoding translation initiation factor IF-2-like translates to MPRALLESTAAAAWGFLPPWLAALGMVVASVWIVSFAVFVCGRSSSRDDDDDVPKKKPAPAATAPEATRFASVAPAPKTSTPASFATPSMASRPASVATAPKTRTPASFAAAPMTSTPASVATAPMASRPASVAAAAKASTPVNVATDPTSRWPVSVATVPMASRPASVATAPKASTPVSVATDPKVRWPVTVSLATASMASRPASVATEAKTSRPASVAPTTVSSSRSGSTVVDTMGWYGAAYASSGCHGHGHCHGHGGGGGGCGGGGGSGGGGGGCGGGGGGGGGGGGGGCGGC